A DNA window from Pseudomonas sp. GD03919 contains the following coding sequences:
- the flgN gene encoding flagella synthesis protein FlgN, producing the protein MHDTALLDLFISDIGTAEQLLELIDNEFQALSERDLTRLDSLLSEKQPLLALLQQHGSERSRLLQDAGLSADRDGLTALAGNSSVGDQLLERSEALSTLLQRCQEGNLRNGRLIRANQASVRSVLGILRGGETPGLYDSRGSAARIAQQRPLSQA; encoded by the coding sequence ATGCACGACACAGCCCTGCTTGACCTGTTCATTTCCGATATCGGCACCGCCGAGCAACTGCTTGAGCTGATCGATAACGAATTTCAAGCCCTCAGCGAACGCGACCTCACCCGCCTCGACAGCCTACTGAGCGAAAAACAGCCTCTGCTTGCCCTGCTGCAACAGCACGGCAGTGAGCGCAGCCGTCTTCTTCAGGATGCAGGCTTGAGCGCTGACCGCGACGGCCTGACCGCACTGGCGGGCAACTCCTCAGTCGGCGATCAGTTGCTGGAGCGCAGCGAAGCGCTATCGACTCTGCTGCAGCGCTGCCAGGAGGGCAATTTGCGTAACGGCCGCCTGATCCGCGCCAATCAGGCTTCTGTTCGCAGCGTTCTGGGCATTCTGCGCGGCGGCGAGACTCCGGGCCTCTATGACAGTCGTGGCAGTGCCGCTAGAATCGCGCAGCAAAGACCCCTCAGCCAAGCCTGA
- the flgM gene encoding flagellar biosynthesis anti-sigma factor FlgM, producing MVIDFNRLNNANTPANAGRTGATQAGNRNESAQPKQAAVTGADEQTNAKTGESVQLSREAQQLQSISEKLRDQPIVNKERVAQLKQAIADGSYQVDSKRVAEKLLNFESQR from the coding sequence ATGGTCATCGACTTCAACCGGCTGAACAATGCCAATACGCCCGCCAACGCAGGGCGTACCGGCGCGACTCAGGCTGGCAATCGCAATGAGTCGGCACAGCCGAAACAGGCGGCTGTCACCGGTGCCGATGAACAAACCAACGCCAAGACCGGCGAATCCGTGCAACTGAGCCGTGAGGCTCAACAGTTGCAATCGATCAGCGAGAAGCTGCGTGATCAGCCTATCGTCAACAAGGAGCGCGTGGCCCAACTGAAACAGGCCATCGCTGACGGCAGCTATCAGGTCGACAGCAAGCGCGTCGCCGAGAAACTGCTCAACTTCGAATCCCAGCGCTAG
- the flgA gene encoding flagellar basal body P-ring formation chaperone FlgA: MKQITSSFRQLLAKCLAPLSVLLALPSLSYSDTATFTSTEQLIGATESFLEQATTEYLQRSEIQGRHEVRVNRLDPRLRLPLCDQPLTTTLESPAQPLGRVTTRVRCDGSAPWTVFVPAEVRLYRPVVVLTRPLKRMSVVKAADLSLVERDIGQQGQNFLTDPTQAIGKKLTRQLGSDQILLSTHLQVAEVIRRGDQVVISARGSTVNVRMPGEALTDGAPGQQINVRNLRSQRVVRARVIGPGQVEVAL, encoded by the coding sequence ATGAAACAGATAACGTCATCTTTCCGTCAGCTACTGGCAAAGTGCCTTGCCCCTTTGTCCGTTTTACTCGCTTTGCCATCACTCAGCTACAGCGATACGGCGACCTTTACCAGCACTGAACAGCTTATCGGCGCCACGGAGTCCTTTCTTGAGCAGGCGACAACAGAATATCTACAGCGTAGCGAAATTCAGGGCCGGCATGAGGTTCGCGTCAACCGTCTCGACCCGCGGTTACGCCTGCCCCTGTGCGATCAGCCGCTGACCACCACGCTGGAAAGCCCTGCGCAACCACTGGGCCGCGTCACCACGCGCGTGCGTTGCGACGGCAGCGCCCCCTGGACCGTATTCGTGCCGGCTGAAGTGCGGTTGTATCGACCAGTCGTCGTACTGACCCGCCCGCTCAAGCGCATGAGCGTAGTCAAAGCCGCAGATTTGAGCCTGGTGGAACGCGATATCGGGCAACAGGGTCAGAACTTCCTGACCGACCCGACGCAGGCAATCGGCAAGAAATTGACGCGACAACTGGGCAGCGATCAGATTCTGCTCTCGACTCACCTGCAGGTGGCGGAGGTGATTCGCCGGGGCGACCAGGTGGTGATCAGTGCCCGAGGGTCCACCGTCAACGTACGCATGCCCGGCGAAGCCCTGACGGACGGTGCTCCGGGCCAACAGATCAACGTGCGCAACTTGCGTTCGCAACGCGTGGTCAGAGCACGTGTAATCGGTCCTGGTCAGGTGGAAGTAGCGCTGTAG
- a CDS encoding chemotaxis protein CheV yields the protein MTGLMDSVNQRTQLVGQNRLELLLFRLEGPQLYGINVFKVKEVLQCPNLTIMPKSSQVVRGVANIRGGTIPILDLSIATGRAPLENLKTSFVIITEYNTKVQGFLVRSVERIVNMNWGEIHPPPKGAGRDHYLTAVTRLDQQLVEIIDVEKILAEVAPASEVISAGVIDDEVQSQAVTKHVLIVDDSSVARKQVSRCLQTVGVEVTALNDGREALNYLKKMADEGRFPDKELLMLISDIEMPEMDGYTLTTEIRSDPRMQKLHILLHTSLSGVFNQAMVKKVGADDFLAKFKPDDLAARVVDRIRVSDGG from the coding sequence ATGACCGGGTTGATGGATTCGGTTAACCAGCGCACGCAGCTGGTGGGGCAAAACCGCTTGGAGCTGTTGCTGTTTCGCCTGGAAGGCCCGCAGCTATACGGTATCAACGTATTCAAGGTGAAAGAGGTGCTGCAGTGCCCGAATCTCACCATCATGCCCAAGTCCAGCCAGGTGGTGCGGGGCGTGGCCAACATTCGTGGTGGCACCATCCCGATTCTTGATCTGTCCATCGCCACCGGGCGAGCGCCGCTGGAAAATCTCAAGACCAGCTTCGTGATCATCACCGAGTACAACACCAAGGTTCAGGGATTCTTGGTGCGTTCGGTCGAGCGCATCGTCAACATGAACTGGGGAGAGATCCATCCGCCACCCAAGGGTGCCGGGCGTGATCACTACCTGACGGCCGTCACGCGGCTCGATCAGCAGTTGGTCGAGATCATCGACGTTGAGAAGATTCTCGCCGAGGTCGCGCCGGCCTCCGAGGTGATCTCCGCGGGTGTCATCGATGATGAGGTGCAGAGTCAGGCGGTGACCAAGCATGTGCTGATCGTCGATGACTCTTCAGTGGCACGTAAGCAGGTTTCGCGTTGCCTGCAGACCGTTGGTGTCGAAGTCACGGCGCTGAACGATGGGCGTGAGGCGCTCAATTATCTGAAGAAGATGGCGGATGAGGGGCGTTTCCCCGACAAAGAGTTGCTGATGCTGATTTCCGACATCGAGATGCCGGAGATGGACGGCTATACGTTGACCACCGAGATTCGCAGTGATCCGCGCATGCAGAAGTTGCACATCCTCCTGCATACTTCGCTCTCGGGTGTGTTCAACCAGGCGATGGTGAAGAAGGTCGGTGCCGATGACTTCCTCGCCAAGTTCAAGCCGGATGATCTGGCGGCGCGAGTGGTCGATCGCATTCGTGTGTCGGATGGGGGCTGA
- the cheR gene encoding protein-glutamate O-methyltransferase CheR — protein MSSGNVDFEQFRTFLEKACGILLGSNKQYLVSSRLNKLMEQNGIKTLGELVQRMQSQPRSGLREQVVDAMTTNETLWFRDTYPFEVLKNRVLPELIKAYPGQRLRIWSAACSSGQEPYSLSMSIDEFERSNLGQLKAGIQIVATDLSPSMLANCKSGEYDSLAMGRGLSQERLQRFFDPKGPGRWQVKAPIKNRVEFRPLNLLDSYAALGKFDIVFCRNVLIYFSAEVKKDILARIHATLKPGGYLFLGASEALNGLPDKYQMVQCSPGIIYKAK, from the coding sequence GTGTCTTCAGGTAATGTGGATTTCGAGCAGTTCCGGACTTTTCTGGAAAAGGCCTGCGGTATTCTGCTTGGCAGTAACAAGCAGTATCTGGTCTCCAGTCGTCTGAACAAGCTAATGGAGCAGAACGGCATCAAAACCCTGGGTGAGCTGGTGCAGCGCATGCAGAGCCAGCCGCGTAGCGGTCTGCGTGAGCAGGTGGTGGATGCCATGACCACCAACGAGACGTTGTGGTTTCGTGACACCTATCCCTTCGAGGTGCTCAAGAACCGTGTGCTGCCCGAGCTGATCAAAGCCTACCCTGGCCAGCGTTTGCGCATCTGGTCGGCGGCCTGCTCGTCGGGGCAGGAGCCTTACTCGCTGTCGATGTCCATCGATGAGTTCGAGCGCAGCAACCTGGGGCAGCTCAAGGCGGGTATTCAGATCGTTGCCACCGATTTGTCGCCGTCGATGCTGGCCAACTGCAAGTCCGGCGAGTACGACAGCCTGGCGATGGGGCGTGGCCTGTCGCAGGAACGTCTGCAGCGCTTTTTCGATCCGAAAGGGCCGGGGCGCTGGCAAGTCAAGGCACCGATCAAGAACCGTGTCGAGTTCCGTCCGCTCAACCTGCTCGATAGCTACGCGGCCCTGGGCAAGTTCGATATCGTGTTTTGCCGCAATGTGTTGATCTACTTCTCCGCCGAGGTGAAGAAGGACATTCTCGCGCGCATTCATGCCACGTTGAAACCGGGAGGATACCTGTTTCTGGGGGCCTCCGAGGCGCTCAACGGCTTGCCCGACAAGTACCAGATGGTGCAGTGCAGTCCCGGCATCATCTACAAGGCCAAATAA
- a CDS encoding IS110 family transposase: protein MKKYTATNQSQALNDLSACTTVAVDLAKRVFQVAGEDALGQVRYEARIKSREAFYEFLCKLPPSVVVLVETGPGAQAWARQLQGQGNLARILPARLVEGHRSGAKNDRNDALSILRAGRDSKISAVPIKSAASLAMQALHRARQGYVRRRTAMSNQMRGLLLEHGVALAQGDAAISHVIPRVLEDATQPLPEILRELIDELLGEWRQLGERINVLSGRLEAAANADKTAKRLMTVRGVGPIIATALLAKQTEPERFANARLYAAYFGMVPDQHSSGEKIRLGKMSKRGDGYLRSLMIQGAHAVLQQLRPDSQQPDDRRLLGWLSRLGRKEAAVRLANRNLRIAWVLLQNEQTYQRQPVNDRQAEMSH, encoded by the coding sequence ATGAAAAAGTATACAGCAACTAATCAATCCCAGGCCTTAAACGATCTATCGGCCTGCACGACAGTGGCAGTCGATCTTGCCAAGCGGGTCTTTCAGGTGGCGGGAGAAGACGCTCTTGGTCAGGTGCGTTACGAGGCGCGGATCAAGTCGCGTGAGGCGTTCTACGAGTTTCTGTGCAAGTTGCCGCCGAGTGTCGTCGTGCTGGTTGAAACTGGCCCAGGTGCTCAGGCGTGGGCACGGCAGCTACAGGGGCAAGGCAACCTGGCGCGGATTCTTCCGGCTCGTCTCGTCGAGGGTCACCGCAGCGGTGCGAAGAATGATCGTAACGATGCCCTGTCGATCTTGCGCGCCGGTCGCGATAGCAAGATTTCAGCCGTGCCCATCAAAAGCGCTGCCTCGCTGGCCATGCAGGCGCTGCATCGCGCTCGGCAGGGTTATGTGCGTCGGCGTACGGCGATGAGTAATCAGATGCGCGGTTTGCTGCTGGAGCACGGCGTGGCTCTGGCGCAAGGCGATGCGGCTATCAGCCACGTGATACCGAGGGTGCTGGAAGATGCAACGCAGCCACTGCCGGAGATACTGCGGGAGTTGATCGACGAATTGCTGGGTGAATGGCGGCAATTGGGCGAACGCATCAACGTCTTGAGCGGGCGCTTGGAAGCTGCTGCGAACGCGGACAAGACCGCGAAACGACTGATGACGGTGCGCGGAGTCGGCCCGATCATCGCCACCGCGCTGCTGGCCAAGCAAACCGAACCTGAACGTTTCGCCAATGCCCGCTTATATGCGGCTTACTTCGGCATGGTGCCTGATCAGCACAGCAGCGGAGAAAAGATCCGCCTGGGCAAGATGAGCAAGCGAGGCGATGGCTACCTGCGCAGCCTGATGATCCAGGGCGCGCATGCGGTCCTCCAACAACTACGGCCTGATTCGCAGCAACCGGATGATCGCCGCTTGCTGGGCTGGCTGAGTCGCCTGGGGCGCAAAGAGGCGGCGGTGAGGTTAGCCAACCGCAACCTACGGATCGCCTGGGTGCTGCTACAGAATGAACAGACTTATCAACGCCAGCCAGTTAATGACAGGCAGGCGGAAATGAGTCACTGA
- a CDS encoding Hsp20 family protein, translating into MSNVLSLAPLFRQSVGFDRFNDLFESALRSNDAGSSYPPYNVEKHGEDHYRIVVAAAGFEEDDLELQVERGVLTVAGHKPDRSAESISYLHQGIAQRAFKLSFRLADHIEVKGANLTNGLLHVELQRIVPEEAKAKRIPIGSQRPALES; encoded by the coding sequence ATGAGCAACGTATTGTCCCTGGCCCCTCTGTTCCGCCAGTCCGTCGGTTTTGACCGGTTCAATGATCTTTTCGAGTCTGCCCTGCGTAGCAACGACGCCGGCAGCTCCTACCCGCCCTACAACGTCGAGAAGCACGGCGAAGACCACTATCGTATCGTGGTTGCGGCTGCCGGCTTCGAGGAAGACGATCTTGAACTGCAGGTCGAGCGCGGTGTGCTGACCGTGGCGGGTCACAAGCCTGATCGTAGCGCCGAGAGCATCAGCTACCTGCATCAGGGGATTGCTCAGCGTGCGTTCAAACTGTCTTTCCGCCTGGCTGACCATATCGAGGTCAAGGGTGCCAACCTGACCAATGGTCTGCTGCATGTCGAGTTGCAGCGCATCGTGCCTGAAGAAGCCAAAGCTAAGCGTATCCCCATCGGCAGTCAGCGACCCGCGCTGGAAAGCTGA
- the gyrA gene encoding DNA gyrase subunit A, which produces MGELAKEILPVNIEDELKQSYLDYAMSVIVGRALPDARDGLKPVHRRVLYAMSELGNDWNKAYKKSARVVGDVIGKYHPHGDIAVYDTIVRMAQPFSLRYMLVDGQGNFGSVDGDNAAAMRYTEVRMAKLAHELLADLDKETVDWVPNYDGTEQIPAVMPTKVPNLLINGSSGIAVGMATNIPPHNLTEVIDGCLALIDNAELTVDDLMQYIPGPDFPTAGIINGRAGIIEAYRTGRGRIYVRARVEVEDIDKAGNRQQLVITELPYQLNKARLIEKIAELVKEKKIEGITELRDESDKDGMRVVIELRRGEVPDVVLNNLYAQTQMQSVFGINVVALVDGQPKIMNLKDMLEVFVRHRREVVTRRTVYELRKARERGHILEGQAVALSNIDPVIELIKASPTPAEAKERLIATAWESSAVEAMVERAGADSCRPEGLDPQYGLRDGKYFLSPEQAQAILELRLHRLTGLEHEKLLAEYQEILGLIGELIRILTNPERLMEVIREELEKVKAEFGDKRRTEIVASRQDLTIADLITEEERVVTISHGGYAKSQPLAAYEAQRRGGKGKSATGVKDEDYVEHLLVANSHATLLLFSSKGKVYWLRTFEIPEASRAARGRPLVNLLPLDEGERITAMLQIDLEALQQSAGADEDLDDEGVVIEGEATEVVEAEEVEEVEGETPELVAEPTGAYIFMATAFGTVKKTPLVQFSRPRSAGLIALKLEEGDTLIAAAITDGAKEVMLFSDAGKVLRFAESKVRTMGRTARGVRGMRLGKDQRLISMLIPESGAQILTASERGFGKRTSLGKFPRRGRGGQGVIAMVTSERNGKLVGAIQVQDGEEIMLISDQGTLVRTRVDEVSSSGRNTQGVTLIKLAKDETLVGLERVQEPTVVEEDELVEGEEGAEVAESAEAPVADAEEGSEE; this is translated from the coding sequence ATGGGCGAACTGGCCAAAGAAATCCTCCCGGTCAATATCGAAGACGAGCTGAAACAGTCCTACCTCGACTACGCGATGAGCGTGATCGTCGGGCGTGCCCTGCCGGATGCGCGCGATGGCTTGAAGCCGGTGCACCGTCGCGTGCTCTACGCCATGAGCGAACTGGGCAACGACTGGAACAAGGCCTACAAGAAGTCCGCCCGTGTGGTCGGTGACGTGATCGGTAAGTACCACCCGCACGGCGACATCGCGGTGTACGACACCATCGTGCGCATGGCCCAGCCCTTCTCCCTGCGCTACATGCTGGTCGACGGCCAGGGCAACTTCGGTTCGGTGGACGGCGACAACGCCGCGGCCATGCGTTACACCGAAGTGCGCATGGCCAAGCTGGCCCACGAGCTGCTGGCCGACCTGGACAAGGAAACCGTCGACTGGGTGCCCAACTACGACGGCACCGAGCAGATTCCGGCTGTCATGCCGACCAAGGTACCGAACCTGCTGATCAATGGTTCCAGCGGTATCGCCGTGGGCATGGCCACCAACATCCCGCCGCACAACCTCACTGAGGTGATCGATGGTTGCCTGGCGCTGATCGACAACGCCGAACTGACCGTCGATGACCTGATGCAGTACATTCCCGGCCCGGATTTCCCCACGGCGGGCATCATCAACGGCCGTGCCGGCATCATCGAGGCCTACCGCACGGGGCGTGGCCGCATCTATGTGCGTGCCCGCGTCGAGGTCGAGGACATCGACAAAGCCGGCAACCGCCAGCAACTGGTGATCACCGAGTTGCCGTATCAGCTGAACAAGGCGCGTCTGATCGAGAAGATCGCCGAGCTGGTCAAAGAGAAGAAGATCGAAGGCATCACCGAGCTGCGCGACGAGTCCGACAAGGACGGTATGCGCGTGGTGATCGAACTGCGTCGCGGCGAAGTGCCGGACGTGGTGCTGAACAACCTGTACGCCCAGACCCAGATGCAGAGCGTGTTCGGCATCAACGTCGTGGCGCTGGTCGATGGTCAGCCGAAGATCATGAACCTCAAGGACATGCTCGAGGTGTTCGTCCGTCACCGCCGTGAAGTGGTGACCCGCCGTACCGTCTACGAGTTGCGCAAGGCTCGCGAGCGTGGCCATATCCTCGAAGGTCAGGCCGTTGCACTGTCGAACATCGATCCGGTGATCGAGCTGATCAAGGCTTCGCCGACGCCGGCTGAGGCCAAGGAGCGCCTGATTGCCACCGCCTGGGAATCGTCCGCCGTGGAGGCCATGGTCGAGCGCGCCGGTGCCGACTCCTGCCGCCCGGAAGGGCTCGATCCGCAATACGGCCTGCGCGATGGCAAGTACTTCCTGTCCCCCGAGCAGGCCCAGGCCATTCTCGAATTGCGTCTGCACCGCCTGACCGGCCTGGAGCACGAGAAGCTGCTGGCCGAGTACCAGGAAATTCTTGGCCTGATCGGCGAGCTGATCCGCATCCTGACCAATCCCGAGCGCCTGATGGAAGTCATCCGCGAGGAGCTGGAGAAGGTCAAGGCCGAGTTCGGCGACAAGCGTCGTACCGAGATCGTCGCCTCGCGTCAGGACCTGACCATTGCTGACCTGATCACCGAAGAAGAGCGTGTCGTCACCATCTCCCATGGTGGCTATGCCAAGAGCCAGCCGCTGGCCGCCTACGAGGCGCAGCGTCGCGGTGGCAAGGGCAAGTCCGCCACCGGGGTGAAGGACGAGGACTACGTCGAACACCTGCTGGTCGCCAACAGCCACGCCACGCTGCTGCTGTTCTCCAGCAAGGGCAAGGTGTACTGGCTGCGTACCTTCGAGATTCCCGAGGCTTCGCGTGCCGCCCGTGGTCGTCCGCTGGTCAACCTGCTGCCGCTGGACGAGGGCGAGCGCATCACCGCGATGCTGCAGATCGACCTCGAAGCGCTGCAGCAGAGCGCCGGCGCAGACGAAGATCTTGATGACGAAGGCGTAGTGATCGAGGGCGAAGCCACCGAGGTGGTCGAGGCCGAGGAAGTCGAAGAAGTCGAGGGCGAAACCCCCGAACTGGTCGCCGAACCGACCGGCGCCTACATCTTCATGGCCACCGCCTTCGGTACCGTTAAGAAAACCCCGCTGGTGCAGTTCAGTCGTCCGCGCAGCGCCGGTCTGATCGCCCTGAAGCTGGAAGAGGGCGACACCCTGATCGCCGCCGCCATCACCGATGGTGCCAAGGAAGTCATGCTGTTCTCCGACGCCGGCAAGGTACTGCGTTTCGCCGAGAGCAAGGTGCGCACCATGGGCCGTACCGCCCGCGGCGTGCGTGGCATGCGCCTGGGCAAGGATCAGCGCCTGATCTCCATGCTGATTCCCGAGTCCGGCGCGCAGATCCTCACCGCTTCCGAGCGTGGTTTCGGCAAGCGTACCAGTCTGGGCAAATTCCCCCGTCGCGGTCGCGGCGGCCAGGGCGTCATCGCCATGGTCACCAGTGAGCGTAACGGCAAGCTGGTCGGTGCCATCCAGGTGCAGGACGGCGAGGAAATCATGCTGATTTCCGACCAGGGCACCCTGGTGCGTACCCGTGTCGACGAAGTTTCCAGCTCCGGTCGTAACACTCAGGGCGTGACCCTGAT